The stretch of DNA TCGCTTCTTCTTCGAGTACATCTAAAATATCATCAACTGTGATGATTCCAAGTAAATGATTTTGAAAATCTACTACAGGCACTGCCAGGAAATCATAGTCTTTTATCATTCTTGCTACTTCTTCCTGATCGTCACTGACTGACACACTTACTACACGTTCATTTCGAATCGTACGTATAAGAGTGTCTTCTTCGGCAATAATTAAATCACGTAATGAAACAACTCCCGTCAGCTGGTGATCATCGTTGACGACGAAAAGGTAGTAAATGGTCTCAGCTTCAGGGGCAGCGTTTCGCAAGATGGTCATCGCAGAGCGACATGTTGAATTTTCGGGAATTGCTACATATTCGGTCGTCATAATGGATCCGGCCGTATATTCTTCATAATGGAGCAAGTCTTTGATTTCCTTAGCCGACTCATCATCCATGATAGTCAAATAGCTGGCTACTTGATCTTTGCCCAGCTCATTTAGTACGTCTACAGCATTATCGGCATACATTTCGGATAACATATCCGCCGCATACGTATTGTCCATTTCTTTTAGAAAAGGTTCATATTCATCGTCATCGAGTTCAATCGACTGGAAAATTACTGCCATTTCTTTCGGAGAGAGATACTGATAGATAATTTGCCTGCTGTCAGGTCCCACCTTTTCAAAAAATTGTGCCTGATCATATGGATGAAGCGCTAAAAATTCATCTCTGAATTCATCTACTTGTTGGTCAGTCAAAAATGCTAGCAGTTGTTCAGCATCGAATTGGTTTTCTTCGTTATGTTTACGCTCCTCTGTCATGTATGCCCCCTCCTTTCTTTGCCCGTTACAATTCTACATTCCCCATTGTATGGGGTAAACTGAAGTTATAGCAAACTATTTTTATAATGAGGTGAACGAATTGTTGTACGATATCGTTGGAGATATCCATGGATGTTACGAAGAACTGACTGCATTGATTGAAAAATTAGGCTATCAACCGACTGAAGAGGGATTCGTTCATCCACATGGACGCAAACTCGCCTTTGTCGGAGATGCAGCTGATAGAGGACCGCAATCCTTGGCAGTCCTGAACTTATTGTTTGATTTGCAGGATGCCACGCAATTAATTTATTCCCCGGGAAATCATTGCAACAAACTTTATCGCTATTTTAAAGGTCATAAAGTTCAAATTACTCATGGTCTGGAAACGACCGTAGAAGAATTTAAGCAATTATCTCCAAATAAACAAGAACCATTTAGAAAGCGATATATTGCTTTTTATGAAGCACTTTCACCCTACCAGCAGCTTGACGATGATCAACTGATTATCGCTCATGCTGGAATACGCGAAGATATGATCGGTAAACCGATACAAAAAAATATTATTGTTTTTGTCTTATACGGTGATATTTCCGGTAAACAACATGCTGATGGTCGTCCAATACGGGGAGATTGGGCCAAACATTATAAAGGTCCTGCATTTATTGTATACGGTCATACACCTACCAAAGAAGCACGCTTCAAAAACCGAACAGTGAATATCGACACCGGCTGTGTGTTCGGCGGGAAATTATCTGCCCTTAGATATCCTGAGATGGAAGTGGTTTCAGTACCTTCAATCCAGCCATATGTAGAAGAAAAATTTCACGACTATGAAAACTATGAAAACTAATGGAGTAATTTACTCATATCGTCTGGCAATGGACTCGTAATGGTTAAAATTTCTCCGGTTAAAGGATGTTTAATATCTACAGATGCACAATGGAGTGCCTGTCGTGTAATTAAGTCCAGTTTCCCCCCGTATAGATCATCTCCCATGATCGGATGACCAATATGAGCCAAATGTACACGAATTTGATGAGTTCTTCCCGTGTGCAATAGACATTTCACGTGTGAAAAATGTGAATCATATCGAATGACACTGACATCGGTATGAGCAAATAGACCATCTTTCCGTACTTCTCTCTCAATAATACTGCTTCCTTTACGTCCAATCGGTTCGATGATTTCTTGTGTCTGTTTCTCGACTCTGCCGTGAACAATGGCTTCATATGTCTTATTCATGACATGTCCTTGATTCATGATGTGATGGATGTGTCGATTTTTAACTAAACAGACTAAGCCAGATGTATCACGGTCTAGTCGAGTCAAAATATGGACTGTCGAAGGAATCGACATTTCTTCATAATAGTGAGCTACATAATTGGCTAACGTGTTTGATGGATGTTCCCTGGAAGGAATGGTGCTTTGACCAGGCGGTTTATTGACAATCAAGAGGACATCATCTTCGTAAATGATTTCCAGTGGACCTTCTTGGCGAATCAGCCCTGCACTCACTTCTTCATAAGGAAAAAGAACGGTCACTACATCCCCAACTGAAAGTGGATGTCTGACCGTTTTTTCTTGTCCATTTACTAGTAAGGAACCGCCGTCAAATTTAATTGATGTTAAAGTGCGTTTGGAAATCCCCCATTTACCTAGGGCTTCACGAAGTAATATAGGCTCTGTTGCGTTAAATAGTAAATGAAATTGTTTATACATCGCTGTCGATAAATGAATCGTGTACACGTTTCCAGAAAGGAAATGGACGGAATCGAGCAAATCGCACTTTTTCTTTTGCTACACGATATTGGATGGATTTTACGTCTTTATGGAGCAATTGCAAATGATCAATCGTCACCATGAAATCGACGGCCTTCACTGGTTTCAAAACGCATGTATGATGTGATGGTAAAACCAGAGGAGCGCCGACTGTACGGAAGACCCGATTGTTGATGGACGCCATTTCCGTCAACTGCATCGCTTCCAAAGATGGGTGAATAATTGCTCCACCAAGCGCTTTATTGTAGGCGGTACTTCCTGAAGGTGTCGACATACATAACCCATCGCCACGGAAACGTTCGAAATGGCTGTCATTCAGTTCGACATCCATCACCAATGTCACATCAGGAGATTTGATTGTGCTTTCATTTAAAGCCAAATAAACACTTTCTTCATCCGTATTACGATAATTAATTGTCGCTTCCAGCAAAGGATATTGAATCACTTCGAATTCTTTTTTGGCAATGGAAATCACCAACTTCTCGATTTCAGCTGGTTTCCAATCTGCATAAAATCCTAAATGACCTGTATGAATTCCAACAAAGGCTACTTTCGACAATTGTTCACTATAGCGATGAAACGCGTGCAACAATGTCCCATCTCCACCTATTGAAATCACGATATCAGGTGACTCTTCATCCCACACCAGTCCAAAATCCGACAAGTAGGTTTTGGCATTGGCCATCAATTCGTTTGAGTGTGCATCATTCCTTGATTGAATGGCAAATTTCATAAATGCTTCGACCTACCTTCCCCAGAGTTAGATGGGAAATTCGCATTTCCACTCTCTTTATATTCACTGAAATATTTTTGTGCTTCCTGGATTTCATCACGGATTAGTGACATCTCTTCATCTAAACGAAATGCTGCTTCAGCTGCACTTTGCAAGCGGTTTTTTATTTCTTCGGGAAATAATCCCTTATATTTGTAGTTTAACGAATGTTCAATGGATGCCCAAAAATTCATTGCCAACGTGCGGATTTGAATTTCCACCAGGATATGAATTTTCCCATGAATGGTTTGGACGGGATATTCAACAATCATGTGATATGAACGGTAGCCACTTGGTTTCTCATGTGAGATATAATCACGTTCTTCAACCACTTTGATATCGTGACGATTACGCAGTAACTCTACCACTGTCTCTATGTCATCAACGAATTGACACATGATGCGCAACCCTGCAATATCTTGCAGTTCATTAACTAGTATGGCAGAGGGCTCGAAAGCAATTCCTTTTTCAAGTGTTTTATCATAGATACTTGCAAGAGGTTTCACACGGCCAGTAACAAACTCAATTGGTGAGTTTGTATTTGCTATTTCATATTGCGTCCGCATACCCTTTAATTTTATTTTCAATTCATCTACTGCTTGCTTATAAGGCTCTAAAAAACGTCTCCATTGCCCCATGACCAGTCCCCCTTGCCAATGCTATCTTCGTGAATTTATTATGAATTCAATTTGCAGCCAGTTGTTCTTTAAAAGCTTCTTCTACTGCATTTGCAAATTCTTCACCGTAATTGTGATTTCCTTCGATATTGAAGATCAGCATATTTAATTCTTCTCTGAAATTATCAAGCACAATATCCGTCTTTCCCCAAACTAACACTGGGTCCTTGTCTGCACCAAGTGACACTGCCAGTAATGGCCACACTGTTTTGGGAAATAGAACATATGTATACCCATCGGAGTCATCCATTAAATAAACGAATGCATTCTCATCTGAATCAGTGATTAACTGACCAGCCGCTTTTACTTCCTGATTGGTTGGATCTTCTTGCAATAAAAAACGGATATCGTTTTCATTTTGCACGCCGCTATCGACAATATAAGTTTTACGCAATGTTTGCTCTTCCTTTCAATCTTTACTACCCCATATTTTATCATAGGTTCCCATATGTTGCAGTTTGCAATTTTTTCAGCATAATAAGAAGGAAGGTGGTGAATCACGATGTCCATTCAAAAAGAAATAGAATTTAAAAATCTGTTGGAAAAAGAAGAGTTTCATAATTTATGCCGTGAATTTGGCGTATCTGAGCATGACTTTCGCATGCAGACAAACACATACTTCGACACGAAGGATTTTCAGTTACGTGATGCTTACATGGGATTTCGTTTACGAGTCGTTGGACAGCGCACTGAATTAACCTTAAAAGCACCTGGTGAAAATAAACATACCATGATTGAAACTACACGCCTGTTAAGTGCAACAGAAAAAGATGAAATTTTGCAAAACGGCTTTATTATGCCCCAATCTTACAGTGAATTCCAGTCTTTACCCGAGGTTCTATTCGCATTTGGATCTCTTCATACACATCGTGTAGAAATTCCGTATCAAGATGGCTTGCTCGTATTGGATCGCTCCGACTATTTGGGGAAGACAGATTATGAAGTTGAATTTGAAGTGAATGATTATTTAAGTGGACAACATAGCTTTAATGAAATGCTTTCAACTTATAGAATTCCAATTCGTAAAACACCAAAAAAAATTGCCCGGTTCATGAAAGCGGCTCAACATAAATAAACTGTATGAATAGTAATACCGCTTGTACATTTATAAACTTGCATTCGTTGTTACGAAAATAAAATTGTATGTAAGAATTAACAAAATCGATTTGTTTGAGAAATATACGTGAGGTTGATAGAATGGGAATACAGCGCAAGCAAAGGAGTTTATAAAATGACCCGAAAACCTATTATTCCTTATGAGGAAATTGGTCCGGATAAATTGTCGCAACTTGTTGATGCATTTTACGAGAGAGTCGCGGCACACCCAAAGCTTAAGCCTATATTTCCAGATGACTTGACGGAAACAGCTCGTAAACAAAAACAATTTTTGACACAATATTTAGGTGGACCAAATATTTATTCACAAGAACACGGACACCCGATGTTACGTGCCCGACATATGCCTTTCCCTATCACACCAGACAGAGCACAAGCATGGCTTGAGTGTATGCATGATGCAATGGATGAGGTCGAGTTAGAAGGAAAAATCCGTGACGACTTTTATCATCGCCTTGTGCTAACGGCTCATCATATGACGAACCGGCCAGATCAAGAGGAGGAAATCGAGTGAATAACTTGCAGATTCCGCCCGAAGCGATAGTTTCTACGAGTTCAACAAAGCCAATTGAGCTTTACGCATTTATTGACCCACTCTGCTCTTCATGCTTTGATTTACAACCGATTGTGCGAAAATTACAAGTCGAATATGAACAATATTTCACGTTACGTGTAGTACTTAGTACGAAGCTTTCTACTCTTAATTCATTTTGTGCAAATGATTCGGTAGATGCCGATGATTTTACACATCCAGCACTTCCCTCTGTTGCCATTAAAGCTGCGGAGCTACAAGGTAAACGAGCTGGAGTCCGATATCTTCAAAAACTTCAAGAACAGTTTTTCTTGGATACAAAAAACGTTGCTTCATTTACAAGCCTCATAGCAATTGCGGAAGAAGCACAGTTGGATGTAGAAGAATTCAAGTCAGATATTCAGTCAAAAGAAGCCACCCGCGCCTTTCAATGCGATCTCCATATCAGTCGGGAAATGGAAGTCAGTGAATCGCCTAGCATGGTATTTTTCAATGAACATATTGAGGATGAAGGACTGAAAGTGTGTGGTGTGTATTCTTACGAAGTATACGAGAAAATTTTGGCTGAGATGTTGGATATGGAACTAAGTCCTCAAGAACCACCCACACTAGATGAACTTTTTATACGCTATCAT from Paenisporosarcina sp. FSL H8-0542 encodes:
- the mgtE gene encoding magnesium transporter, whose protein sequence is MTEERKHNEENQFDAEQLLAFLTDQQVDEFRDEFLALHPYDQAQFFEKVGPDSRQIIYQYLSPKEMAVIFQSIELDDDEYEPFLKEMDNTYAADMLSEMYADNAVDVLNELGKDQVASYLTIMDDESAKEIKDLLHYEEYTAGSIMTTEYVAIPENSTCRSAMTILRNAAPEAETIYYLFVVNDDHQLTGVVSLRDLIIAEEDTLIRTIRNERVVSVSVSDDQEEVARMIKDYDFLAVPVVDFQNHLLGIITVDDILDVLEEEANDDYSKLAAVSEMDTFDKGPLTAAKKRLPWLIILLFLGMLTANLMGIFEETLDQVAILAVFIPLIAGMAGNSGTQALAVAVRGIATGDIAEQSKLKLLMREAGTGLITGIVCAVFGVGIVFFSQHDLLLGLLVGAAIFGSIFVATLSGSFIPLLIHRMNIDPAVASGPFITTLNDIISILIYLGLASMFLTQL
- the prpE gene encoding bis(5'-nucleosyl)-tetraphosphatase PrpE — its product is MLYDIVGDIHGCYEELTALIEKLGYQPTEEGFVHPHGRKLAFVGDAADRGPQSLAVLNLLFDLQDATQLIYSPGNHCNKLYRYFKGHKVQITHGLETTVEEFKQLSPNKQEPFRKRYIAFYEALSPYQQLDDDQLIIAHAGIREDMIGKPIQKNIIVFVLYGDISGKQHADGRPIRGDWAKHYKGPAFIVYGHTPTKEARFKNRTVNIDTGCVFGGKLSALRYPEMEVVSVPSIQPYVEEKFHDYENYEN
- a CDS encoding RluA family pseudouridine synthase — its product is MYKQFHLLFNATEPILLREALGKWGISKRTLTSIKFDGGSLLVNGQEKTVRHPLSVGDVVTVLFPYEEVSAGLIRQEGPLEIIYEDDVLLIVNKPPGQSTIPSREHPSNTLANYVAHYYEEMSIPSTVHILTRLDRDTSGLVCLVKNRHIHHIMNQGHVMNKTYEAIVHGRVEKQTQEIIEPIGRKGSSIIEREVRKDGLFAHTDVSVIRYDSHFSHVKCLLHTGRTHQIRVHLAHIGHPIMGDDLYGGKLDLITRQALHCASVDIKHPLTGEILTITSPLPDDMSKLLH
- a CDS encoding NAD kinase; the encoded protein is MKFAIQSRNDAHSNELMANAKTYLSDFGLVWDEESPDIVISIGGDGTLLHAFHRYSEQLSKVAFVGIHTGHLGFYADWKPAEIEKLVISIAKKEFEVIQYPLLEATINYRNTDEESVYLALNESTIKSPDVTLVMDVELNDSHFERFRGDGLCMSTPSGSTAYNKALGGAIIHPSLEAMQLTEMASINNRVFRTVGAPLVLPSHHTCVLKPVKAVDFMVTIDHLQLLHKDVKSIQYRVAKEKVRFARFRPFPFWKRVHDSFIDSDV
- a CDS encoding GTP pyrophosphokinase family protein — its product is MGQWRRFLEPYKQAVDELKIKLKGMRTQYEIANTNSPIEFVTGRVKPLASIYDKTLEKGIAFEPSAILVNELQDIAGLRIMCQFVDDIETVVELLRNRHDIKVVEERDYISHEKPSGYRSYHMIVEYPVQTIHGKIHILVEIQIRTLAMNFWASIEHSLNYKYKGLFPEEIKNRLQSAAEAAFRLDEEMSLIRDEIQEAQKYFSEYKESGNANFPSNSGEGRSKHL
- a CDS encoding CYTH domain-containing protein, translated to MSIQKEIEFKNLLEKEEFHNLCREFGVSEHDFRMQTNTYFDTKDFQLRDAYMGFRLRVVGQRTELTLKAPGENKHTMIETTRLLSATEKDEILQNGFIMPQSYSEFQSLPEVLFAFGSLHTHRVEIPYQDGLLVLDRSDYLGKTDYEVEFEVNDYLSGQHSFNEMLSTYRIPIRKTPKKIARFMKAAQHK
- a CDS encoding group 2 hemoglobin yjbI — its product is MTRKPIIPYEEIGPDKLSQLVDAFYERVAAHPKLKPIFPDDLTETARKQKQFLTQYLGGPNIYSQEHGHPMLRARHMPFPITPDRAQAWLECMHDAMDEVELEGKIRDDFYHRLVLTAHHMTNRPDQEEEIE
- a CDS encoding ClpXP adapter SpxH family protein, with the translated sequence MNNLQIPPEAIVSTSSTKPIELYAFIDPLCSSCFDLQPIVRKLQVEYEQYFTLRVVLSTKLSTLNSFCANDSVDADDFTHPALPSVAIKAAELQGKRAGVRYLQKLQEQFFLDTKNVASFTSLIAIAEEAQLDVEEFKSDIQSKEATRAFQCDLHISREMEVSESPSMVFFNEHIEDEGLKVCGVYSYEVYEKILAEMLDMELSPQEPPTLDELFIRYHTLSTKEIASIYGVTNYAAERELKKRTLLQQLERIPLADTNQWRLKSYMQKA